TCAAGAACGCTTCCGGCGAACAGGAGCGATACTGCGTGTTCGGCGGTTTCGTCGACATCATGCCCGATTCCTGCACCTTGCTTGCCGAATCGGCGGTCAATGTGAAGGATATCGATCCGGAGGATGTTGCCCGGCGCGTCCAGGATGCGCGCGAGGACCTCGAGGACGCGAAAAGCGACGAAGCGATCCAGAAGGCGAAGCTCTACCTCGATCAGCTCACGACGCTGCAGCAGGCAATCCTGCCCGCGTGAGAGGTTCAACCATTCGGTGTTCGAGGCCCGCCCACGGCGGGCCTTTTTCGTTTCACGATTCCAGGAAGGCCTCGGGATATACCACGGCTCCCCGATAGCCATCCAGGGCGCGGGGCACCAACTCCAGTGCCATGAAACCGGGTCCCGACCAAGGCGCATCCATTTCCCGGGTCAATTCCGCCTTGAAGCCGAACCGACCATAGTAGACCGGGTCTCCGAGAACGAACACCGACATCCAGCCCTTGTCGCGTGCGCTGGCCAGCGCTCGGTTCGTCAATTCCGTGCCAATCAGGAAATCGCGCCAGTCGGGATCGACACAAAGGGGTGCCAGGGCGAGGGCTCCTTCCGGGCCACGCAATTCGGTCAACAGGATGTGCCCCACAATCATGCCGTCAAGATCCGCAACCATCGAGATCGTCCTTTCAGGACCCTCGATCAGGCGATCGACCAGTTCCGCCTCCGCATCACGTCCGAATGCACGGCGCTGCAGGGCCAGGATGCCCAGCCTGTCTTCGGGTATTGCAGGCCGGAATTCGGTCTTGTCCAGAATCATGTCAGCCTCACTTTCGGAGCCGTGTCAGGTTTTCTGTCCGAGAAGGTCACCCTGCAATGCCAAGGCGACCGCTGCCCGCGCATGCAGCGCGGTTGTATCGAACACGGGCAGGGCGCTACGTTCGGGAGATACGATCATCCCGATCTCCGTGCATCCGAGAATGACGGATTCGCAGCCCGCCCACTTCATGCGATCGATTATTTGACGGAACCTCGCGGCCGATACTTCCCGAAACACGCCGAGGCACAGTTCCTCGTAGATGATACGATGGATATCGGCACGTTCATCCTCCCCGGGAATCTCGACCTTGAGGTGAAAACGGTTTTCCAGCCGCTGCCGGTAGAAGTTTTCTTCCATCGTGAACCGGGTCGCCAACAAGCCAACCTTCCGGTGACCGGCCTGCCGGATCGCCTCACCCGTCGGGTCCGCGATATGAAGGACCGGAAGGCCCGAGCCTTCCTCGATTTCGTCAGCCAGCTTGTGCATCGTATTGGTGGCAATCACCAGGAATGAAGCACCGCCAGCCTTCAGGGACCTGCCTGCATCGACGAGGACCCGTGCGCATCGTCCCCACTTGCCTTCGTGCTGGTCGTGCTGGATGGGCTCGAAATCGACGGAATGCAGCAACACCCGTGCCGAGTGCAGCCCGCCGAGCGCATCCCGAGCCGTTTCGTTCATTATGCGGTAATAGATCGCGGTCGACTCCCAGCTCATGCCGCCGAGCAAGCCGATGAGCATCATGATGCCTGCGCCTTCGCAAGATGGTTGAAAACGCGCACGACCTCTTCATATACGCCGCGCTTGAAGGGCACGATCAATTCGGGGAGCGTATCCATCGGCACCCAGGCCCATTCGTCGAACTCGCGCTGGTGTCCGTCAGGGGGCGGGTCGATCCGTATCTCGGATTCGTCACCGGTGAAC
This portion of the Oricola thermophila genome encodes:
- a CDS encoding F0F1 ATP synthase subunit epsilon produces the protein MADAFKFELVSPERLLVSEDVLEVVVPGQEGYFTVLSNHAPLMAGLQPGVVEVKNASGEQERYCVFGGFVDIMPDSCTLLAESAVNVKDIDPEDVARRVQDAREDLEDAKSDEAIQKAKLYLDQLTTLQQAILPA
- a CDS encoding GNAT family N-acetyltransferase encodes the protein MILDKTEFRPAIPEDRLGILALQRRAFGRDAEAELVDRLIEGPERTISMVADLDGMIVGHILLTELRGPEGALALAPLCVDPDWRDFLIGTELTNRALASARDKGWMSVFVLGDPVYYGRFGFKAELTREMDAPWSGPGFMALELVPRALDGYRGAVVYPEAFLES
- a CDS encoding aspartate/glutamate racemase family protein, encoding MMLIGLLGGMSWESTAIYYRIMNETARDALGGLHSARVLLHSVDFEPIQHDQHEGKWGRCARVLVDAGRSLKAGGASFLVIATNTMHKLADEIEEGSGLPVLHIADPTGEAIRQAGHRKVGLLATRFTMEENFYRQRLENRFHLKVEIPGEDERADIHRIIYEELCLGVFREVSAARFRQIIDRMKWAGCESVILGCTEIGMIVSPERSALPVFDTTALHARAAVALALQGDLLGQKT